Proteins from a genomic interval of Streptococcus oralis:
- the argS gene encoding arginine--tRNA ligase, which yields MNTKELIASELASVIDSLDQEAILNLLETPKNSEMGDIAFPAFSLAKVERKAPQMIAADIAEKINSQAFEKVVATGPYVNFFLDKSAISAQVLQDVITEKEHYADQTIGKQENVVIDMSSPNIAKPFSIGHLRSTVIGDSLSHIFQKIGYQTVKVNHLGDWGKQFGMLIVAYKKWGNEEAVKAHPIDELLKLYVRINAEAEKDPSLDEEAREWFRKLENGDEEALALWQWFRDESLVEFNRLYNELQVEFDSYNGEAFYNDKMDAVVDILAEKGLLVESEGAQVVNLEKYGIEHPALIKKSDGATLYITRDLAAALYRKNEYQFAKSIYVVGQEQSAHFKQLKAVLQEMGYDWSQDIVHVPFGLVTKEGKKLSTRKGNVILLEPTIAEAVSRAKAQIEAKNPELENKDQVAHAVGVGAIKFYDLKTDRTNGYDFDLEAMVSFEGETGPYVQYAYARIQSILRKADFKPNTAGNYSLNDAESWEIIKLLQDFPRIINRAADNFEPSIIAKFAISLAQAFNKYYAHTRILDESSERDSRLALSYATAVVLKEALRLLGVEAPEKM from the coding sequence ATGAATACAAAAGAATTGATTGCTAGCGAGTTGGCTAGCGTCATTGATAGCCTGGACCAAGAGGCTATTTTAAATTTACTGGAAACACCTAAAAACTCAGAAATGGGAGACATCGCCTTCCCTGCCTTTTCTCTAGCAAAGGTCGAGCGTAAAGCTCCGCAAATGATTGCAGCAGATATTGCTGAAAAAATCAATAGTCAAGCCTTTGAAAAGGTTGTTGCTACAGGACCTTACGTCAACTTTTTCCTTGATAAAAGTGCTATTTCGGCTCAAGTATTACAGGATGTTATCACTGAAAAAGAGCACTATGCTGACCAAACCATTGGCAAGCAAGAAAATGTCGTTATCGATATGTCTAGTCCCAACATCGCTAAACCATTTTCTATTGGTCACCTGCGCTCAACGGTTATCGGAGATAGCTTATCACATATTTTCCAAAAAATCGGCTATCAAACGGTCAAGGTCAACCACCTAGGAGACTGGGGAAAACAGTTTGGAATGTTGATTGTTGCCTACAAGAAATGGGGAAATGAGGAAGCCGTTAAAGCGCATCCAATCGATGAACTTCTTAAACTCTACGTTCGCATCAATGCTGAAGCTGAAAAAGACCCTAGCTTGGATGAAGAAGCACGCGAATGGTTCCGCAAACTGGAGAATGGAGATGAGGAAGCCCTCGCTCTCTGGCAATGGTTCCGTGATGAAAGTTTAGTGGAATTCAACCGCCTTTACAATGAATTGCAAGTCGAATTTGACAGCTACAACGGGGAAGCCTTTTACAATGATAAGATGGATGCTGTTGTAGACATTCTCGCTGAAAAAGGACTTCTTGTTGAGTCAGAGGGAGCCCAAGTTGTCAATCTTGAGAAATATGGAATTGAACATCCAGCCCTTATCAAAAAATCTGATGGTGCAACTCTCTATATCACACGTGACTTAGCTGCAGCCCTTTACCGTAAAAACGAATACCAATTTGCAAAATCCATCTATGTTGTTGGTCAAGAGCAATCTGCCCACTTCAAACAACTCAAGGCAGTACTACAAGAGATGGGCTACGATTGGAGTCAAGACATTGTCCATGTTCCATTTGGATTGGTAACAAAAGAAGGGAAAAAACTCTCTACTCGTAAAGGAAATGTCATCTTGCTAGAGCCTACTATTGCAGAGGCTGTTAGTCGTGCCAAGGCCCAAATCGAAGCGAAAAATCCTGAGTTAGAAAATAAAGACCAGGTTGCCCACGCTGTTGGAGTTGGGGCTATCAAGTTCTATGATCTTAAAACCGACCGTACAAATGGATATGACTTCGACCTTGAAGCTATGGTATCCTTTGAAGGAGAAACTGGGCCTTACGTTCAATACGCCTACGCTCGTATCCAATCTATCTTGCGCAAAGCCGATTTTAAACCAAATACAGCTGGCAACTACAGCCTGAATGATGCTGAAAGCTGGGAAATCATTAAACTACTCCAAGACTTCCCACGTATTATCAATCGTGCAGCAGATAACTTTGAACCTTCTATCATTGCGAAATTTGCGATTAGTTTGGCTCAAGCATTTAACAAATATTATGCACATACACGTATCCTAGATGAAAGTTCTGAGCGCGACAGTCGTCTAGCTCTCAGCTACGCAACCGCAGTCGTCCTCAAAGAAGCTCTTCGTTTGCTCGGAGTAGAGGCACCGGAGAAGATGTAA
- a CDS encoding NRAMP family divalent metal transporter, producing the protein MSQVTLSNQSTWASKLKAMGPGILMASAAVGGSHIVSSTQAGGSYGWSLLLLVILANVFKYPFFRFGAEYTADTGKTLVEGYAEKGKLYLWIFFVLNVFSAMVNTAGVAILCSAIIASAFPMIGLSITQWSLILVAVIWAMLLFGGYKLLDGMAKWIMSALTIATVLAVIIAAIKHPEYSSDFVEKTPWQMAALPFIVSLLGWMPAPIEISAINSLWSAEKKKTVNFNTEDALFDFNVGYIGTAILAVFFVALGALIQYPTGQAVEAASAKYISQFVGMYASVLGEWSRYLITFIAFLCIFGTVITVIDGYSRVNQVSLRLLLSQKEDDSKSLNIWMTLTAVIGIIIIKFFAGQVSTMLRFAMIGSFLTTPFFALLNYVLVTGENKNLPSWLKLLAIAGLIFLFGFAIFFIYALAIGKAG; encoded by the coding sequence ATGTCACAAGTTACGTTATCAAACCAGTCAACCTGGGCAAGCAAACTAAAGGCAATGGGGCCAGGAATCCTAATGGCTTCTGCTGCCGTTGGAGGTTCTCACATTGTATCTTCTACTCAAGCTGGTGGTTCCTATGGTTGGTCACTACTCCTCTTGGTTATCTTGGCCAATGTTTTTAAATATCCATTTTTCCGTTTTGGTGCCGAATATACTGCCGACACTGGCAAAACCTTGGTGGAAGGTTATGCCGAAAAAGGAAAACTCTATCTCTGGATTTTCTTTGTCCTCAACGTCTTCTCTGCCATGGTTAATACAGCTGGAGTCGCTATCCTTTGCTCAGCCATCATCGCTAGCGCCTTCCCAATGATTGGCCTTAGCATCACTCAGTGGTCCCTGATCCTTGTTGCAGTCATTTGGGCCATGCTACTATTTGGTGGCTACAAACTGTTGGATGGTATGGCAAAATGGATCATGTCTGCTTTGACTATTGCAACTGTTCTTGCAGTTATCATTGCAGCAATTAAGCATCCAGAATACAGCTCTGATTTTGTCGAAAAGACACCTTGGCAAATGGCGGCCCTCCCTTTTATTGTTTCCCTCCTAGGATGGATGCCTGCCCCTATTGAAATTTCAGCCATCAACTCACTCTGGTCTGCTGAAAAGAAAAAGACTGTCAACTTTAATACAGAGGACGCCCTTTTCGACTTTAACGTTGGTTACATTGGAACTGCTATCCTGGCTGTATTCTTTGTAGCACTCGGAGCACTCATTCAGTATCCTACAGGACAAGCAGTTGAGGCCGCTTCAGCCAAATACATCTCTCAATTCGTGGGTATGTATGCCTCTGTTCTTGGAGAATGGTCCCGTTACTTGATCACCTTCATCGCCTTTCTCTGTATCTTTGGAACAGTCATTACTGTTATCGATGGCTATTCCCGCGTTAATCAGGTTTCCCTACGACTCTTGTTAAGTCAAAAAGAGGATGATAGCAAATCTTTGAACATCTGGATGACCCTCACAGCTGTTATCGGTATCATCATCATCAAGTTCTTTGCTGGTCAAGTATCAACCATGCTTCGCTTCGCCATGATTGGTTCTTTCCTGACAACACCATTCTTCGCTCTTTTGAACTATGTATTGGTCACAGGTGAAAATAAAAATCTTCCTTCTTGGTTGAAACTCCTCGCTATCGCAGGATTGATTTTCCTCTTTGGCTTCGCTATCTTCTTTATCTATGCACTTGCTATCGGAAAAGCAGGATAG
- the nrdI gene encoding class Ib ribonucleoside-diphosphate reductase assembly flavoprotein NrdI yields MKKISLVYISLSGNTESFVTRLKDYLLSQYEGIEVQKIHIKDLVKEGQEFFEMEHPYIAFLPTYLEGGNGVDNGDVEILTTPVGDFIAYGDNASKCFGVVGSGNRNFNNQYCLTAKQYSQRFGFPVLADFEMRGMLGDIKKVAAIIADLYELETEK; encoded by the coding sequence ATGAAAAAAATATCCTTAGTGTATATCAGTCTGAGTGGGAATACAGAAAGTTTTGTAACCCGACTCAAGGATTATCTCTTGTCCCAGTACGAAGGGATTGAGGTCCAAAAAATCCATATCAAGGACCTAGTCAAGGAAGGTCAAGAATTCTTTGAAATGGAACATCCCTATATCGCTTTTTTGCCGACCTATCTAGAAGGTGGGAACGGCGTCGATAACGGCGATGTTGAGATTCTAACGACTCCAGTGGGCGACTTTATCGCCTATGGGGACAATGCTAGTAAGTGTTTTGGGGTAGTCGGTTCTGGTAATCGTAATTTTAACAATCAATACTGTCTGACAGCCAAGCAGTATAGTCAGCGCTTTGGTTTCCCAGTTTTGGCTGACTTTGAAATGCGTGGTATGCTGGGAGATATTAAAAAGGTCGCAGCAATCATTGCAGATTTGTATGAGTTAGAAACAGAAAAATAA
- a CDS encoding ISLre2 family transposase, with translation MDITVLDEREFSRQLNQNNQRAFLKMIENYEKFIAPSMRAQGYKRINQKERTVIFSFGEMTFSRSRWKKDDTIRIPVDEKLGLEPRSRFSQELLYQVTKLANFMPYRKVVSVMEMLKEIYITKNTVQHALDVAGELLAEKEEYDSLSASDWSEDNQDKVRAKKVYIEGDGVWVKQAMPDRKKKSIELSHFVVHTGSKKGKRNILKDKIEVISTRYHKAKDRLMDLLTRHFEITPETVIVTNSDGGKGYSPTDFKDLVSAFKPKEHLHFWDAFHVNQALKKNLRTFPLVLTKQAFEAVKSRDKGLLKTVLDTAESLIKSDKKLESFQRFRRQLLKNFKYTDHPESFGLSSKGIGIMESQHRKVTYRMKNRGMYWSEKGADTMSQTILLNHTGELRDLFFGDWRKSYQTIKDQEKDYPGHFQHTQKSDYTLPQVNLSNRKPKYWGALTDERD, from the coding sequence ATGGATATAACCGTGTTAGACGAAAGAGAATTTTCAAGGCAGTTGAACCAAAATAATCAACGGGCTTTTCTGAAGATGATTGAAAACTATGAAAAATTCATTGCCCCTAGTATGCGAGCGCAGGGGTACAAAAGAATCAATCAAAAAGAGCGGACAGTTATTTTTTCTTTTGGAGAAATGACCTTTTCACGTAGCAGATGGAAGAAAGATGACACCATCCGAATCCCTGTTGATGAAAAGCTAGGACTAGAACCAAGATCGAGGTTTTCTCAGGAGCTACTTTACCAGGTGACCAAGCTTGCTAATTTTATGCCCTATCGTAAAGTTGTATCGGTGATGGAAATGTTAAAGGAAATCTATATCACCAAGAATACAGTTCAGCACGCTTTAGACGTGGCAGGTGAACTCCTAGCTGAAAAAGAGGAGTACGACTCCTTATCAGCTTCAGACTGGTCTGAAGATAACCAGGACAAAGTGAGAGCAAAGAAAGTCTATATTGAAGGTGATGGGGTTTGGGTCAAACAGGCAATGCCTGACAGGAAAAAGAAGTCTATTGAGTTAAGTCATTTTGTTGTCCATACTGGAAGCAAGAAGGGGAAGAGGAATATCTTAAAAGACAAGATAGAAGTTATCTCTACACGCTATCATAAAGCCAAAGATAGACTAATGGATTTGTTGACTAGGCATTTTGAAATTACTCCCGAAACGGTCATTGTGACTAATTCTGATGGTGGTAAAGGCTATTCTCCTACGGACTTTAAGGACTTAGTTAGTGCTTTTAAGCCTAAAGAGCATTTGCACTTTTGGGATGCTTTTCACGTGAATCAAGCCCTGAAAAAGAATTTACGTACTTTTCCTTTAGTGCTGACCAAACAAGCCTTTGAAGCGGTCAAGAGCCGAGATAAGGGGTTACTAAAAACGGTACTTGATACGGCTGAATCTTTGATTAAATCAGACAAAAAATTAGAGTCTTTTCAACGCTTCAGAAGACAACTTCTGAAAAACTTTAAATATACTGATCATCCTGAGAGCTTTGGACTCAGTAGCAAGGGTATTGGTATCATGGAATCTCAGCATCGAAAAGTGACGTATCGAATGAAAAATAGAGGTATGTATTGGAGTGAGAAAGGCGCTGATACTATGAGCCAAACCATTCTTTTAAACCATACAGGAGAATTGAGAGACCTCTTTTTCGGAGATTGGAGGAAATCCTACCAAACAATAAAAGACCAGGAAAAAGATTATCCTGGTCACTTTCAACATACTCAAAAATCAGATTATACACTACCACAGGTCAATCTCTCAAACCGAAAACCGAAGTATTGGGGAGCTCTTACCGATGAAAGGGATTGA
- a CDS encoding Fic family protein produces MQPTYEIDNPNLSYQTKLDLWQTGFGLQQVDGLEPSRYMVELAKEQIEGKIEYQQIYDQITKYHEETDDSTKEADIVSLRIVELLSSNAFKFAPTTLKSIHKELFFGVLSQGIPLGEYRHYNITKKEPILEGDSVIYDHYQTISASLTYDFDQESQFDYRGKTPEEMVKHLKKFVSGIWQIHPFGEGNTRTVTVFMIKYLRSLGFEVDNSPFKENARYFRDALVLDNAKLLKKNPEYLDRFFENLLLGGQHELSLKKMYQEVLPTASAPKNQKDQGLSL; encoded by the coding sequence ATGCAACCAACCTATGAAATTGATAACCCCAACCTTTCCTATCAGACTAAACTTGACTTATGGCAGACTGGCTTTGGTCTTCAGCAAGTGGACGGTCTTGAGCCATCACGCTATATGGTTGAATTGGCTAAAGAGCAGATTGAAGGTAAGATTGAGTATCAACAAATTTATGACCAAATTACCAAATACCATGAAGAGACCGATGATAGCACGAAAGAAGCTGATATTGTCTCTTTAAGGATTGTAGAGCTGTTATCAAGCAACGCCTTCAAGTTTGCCCCAACCACTCTAAAATCAATCCATAAAGAGCTATTCTTTGGCGTTCTAAGCCAAGGTATTCCTTTAGGAGAATATCGCCATTATAACATCACTAAAAAAGAGCCGATTTTAGAGGGAGATAGCGTTATCTATGATCATTATCAAACTATCTCGGCTAGCTTAACCTATGATTTTGACCAGGAGTCACAATTTGACTATCGAGGGAAGACACCTGAAGAAATGGTCAAGCACTTGAAAAAGTTTGTATCGGGAATTTGGCAAATCCATCCGTTTGGAGAGGGCAACACCCGAACTGTTACGGTCTTCATGATTAAGTACCTACGTTCACTAGGCTTTGAAGTTGATAATAGCCCGTTCAAAGAGAATGCACGTTACTTCAGGGATGCCCTGGTTTTGGACAATGCAAAATTGCTGAAGAAAAATCCTGAATACCTGGATAGATTTTTTGAAAATCTATTGTTAGGTGGTCAACATGAGCTATCTCTAAAGAAAATGTATCAAGAGGTTTTACCAACTGCATCCGCTCCAAAGAACCAAAAAGACCAAGGTTTATCACTTTAG
- a CDS encoding ParA family protein: MKLLSFVAIKGGVGKTTLALLTGQYLASQGHRVLFIDLDHQSNLTHFYDVYEDSGTVANVFTGSGDVTILSVAPNIDLIAGSMRLDEAERRLETNPNQNMFLYDWLGENLEAKNLAQYDYVILDCRPDFGIATRNAIAVSHALFSPITPSDFAFEAKQNLEVRLDEYRKTEIVRPSRESLITAKLYFLPNMIKHNTAKSKELLSVLENDDNVVGQIPQKELFNRASKDNTVIDIMADQTSRNEHEAFFSALEETLIQIQTVSDNS; the protein is encoded by the coding sequence ATGAAATTACTCAGCTTTGTTGCCATCAAGGGTGGAGTCGGAAAAACAACTTTAGCCCTTCTAACAGGTCAGTATTTAGCTAGTCAAGGTCATAGAGTTTTATTTATTGATCTAGACCATCAAAGCAACCTAACACACTTTTATGACGTTTACGAGGATTCAGGAACAGTTGCTAATGTCTTTACTGGTTCAGGAGACGTGACCATTTTATCGGTTGCGCCTAACATTGATTTAATTGCAGGTTCTATGAGACTAGATGAAGCTGAAAGAAGACTTGAAACCAATCCTAATCAGAATATGTTTCTGTATGACTGGCTAGGTGAAAATCTTGAAGCAAAGAACCTAGCACAATACGACTATGTGATTTTAGATTGCAGACCTGACTTCGGGATTGCTACAAGAAATGCTATCGCTGTTAGTCATGCTCTTTTCAGTCCCATTACGCCAAGCGATTTTGCTTTTGAAGCGAAACAAAATCTTGAAGTCCGTCTTGACGAGTACAGAAAAACAGAAATTGTCCGTCCAAGCCGTGAGTCTCTAATTACTGCTAAACTCTACTTTTTGCCTAACATGATAAAGCATAATACGGCAAAATCGAAAGAGTTGTTATCTGTCCTTGAAAATGATGACAATGTTGTTGGTCAAATTCCTCAAAAGGAATTGTTTAACCGTGCATCAAAAGACAATACTGTTATTGACATCATGGCTGACCAAACATCACGAAACGAACACGAGGCTTTCTTTTCAGCTTTGGAAGAAACACTGATCCAAATTCAGACCGTGTCGGATAACTCCTAA
- a CDS encoding recombinase family protein — translation MTKIGYARVSTTDQNLDRQLDQLKHVDRLFQEVVSGVSKDRPQLKAMLDYIREGDIVVVTELERLGRNNQELTEVMNQIQTKGATLEVLNLPTLRGIEDDNLRRLLNNLILELYKYQAQAERERIKERQAQGIAIAKTQGKYQGRKALFTEDDSRLKHAFELYLSGMSDKDVAGLTGINERTFRRYREKYQIKR, via the coding sequence ATGACAAAAATTGGGTATGCAAGGGTCAGCACGACTGACCAAAACTTGGATAGGCAACTGGATCAACTGAAGCACGTTGACAGGCTCTTTCAGGAAGTGGTCAGCGGTGTCAGCAAAGACCGCCCACAGTTGAAAGCCATGCTTGACTATATCCGTGAAGGGGATATAGTCGTTGTGACAGAGCTAGAACGACTTGGAAGAAATAACCAGGAGCTAACTGAAGTCATGAATCAGATACAAACTAAAGGGGCTACCTTGGAAGTGTTAAACCTTCCAACCCTTCGAGGGATTGAAGATGATAACTTGAGACGGCTTCTAAACAACTTAATTTTAGAGCTATACAAGTACCAGGCACAAGCTGAAAGGGAACGAATCAAGGAACGTCAAGCCCAAGGGATAGCTATTGCAAAAACTCAGGGCAAATACCAGGGCAGAAAGGCACTCTTTACTGAAGACGATAGCAGACTAAAACACGCCTTCGAGCTTTACCTTTCAGGAATGTCTGATAAAGACGTGGCAGGCTTAACAGGCATAAACGAGCGAACGTTTAGGCGCTACCGTGAAAAATATCAGATAAAAAGATAG
- a CDS encoding helical hairpin domain-containing protein produces the protein MVVTKVKQIKSVNKLADGIKYIEDGAKTIGTELIDSDLNFPVKIVDGQIVSQLVSGNLVIDVESAYSEFMMLKQLANLEKGRPINNEELVKNDVLAHHIIQSFSPEDNLTPEQVHEIGRKTALELTGGSHQFVIATHMDKGHLHNHIYINSTNSVTLNKFRWQKGTKKALEQISDKYADLEGAKILVRQNQFGHKEYSAYQKENVFKLEIKSRLEFLLKHSTNLSDFQEKAKALNLAVDFSGKYAKYKLLDKDQKRNTRDSTLSKKGRYSLEQIKERLAKNEIVYPLESIKSEYDTLQAEKAEDFEIRVKIEPWQVEHETDTGIYLQMQYGIANQGTVKIPSRLVDKQEDGSFDIFIKKSDFFYFINPDNSASNKFMKGSTLINQLAYESGEYILTKNPNISKLDLLVKEYNYLVSHGVSDSDQFHELHDRFLGQIEETQESLDRLDEKIERLNKIASALEDIHAENPIDAKVAYQILEELNISPSVNPKEIEKQVVEVSIERKALKEKFDSIVKDFTQYEKLERNAEVRRQDVKSHYETSMDEI, from the coding sequence TTGGTTGTTACAAAAGTTAAGCAGATAAAATCGGTCAACAAGTTAGCTGATGGTATCAAGTATATTGAAGATGGTGCTAAGACTATTGGAACAGAATTGATTGATTCTGATTTGAACTTTCCTGTAAAGATTGTAGATGGTCAGATAGTCTCTCAGCTAGTTTCGGGAAATTTGGTGATTGATGTTGAGTCTGCTTATTCAGAATTTATGATGTTGAAGCAACTTGCCAATTTGGAAAAAGGAAGACCAATCAATAATGAAGAGTTGGTCAAAAATGATGTTTTGGCACACCATATCATTCAGTCCTTTTCCCCTGAAGACAATTTGACACCTGAGCAAGTACATGAGATAGGACGGAAGACAGCTCTTGAATTGACAGGTGGCAGTCATCAATTTGTCATTGCAACTCACATGGATAAGGGACATCTACACAATCACATTTATATCAATTCCACTAACTCGGTCACACTCAATAAATTCAGATGGCAAAAAGGAACAAAGAAAGCCCTTGAACAAATTTCTGACAAGTATGCAGACCTGGAAGGTGCAAAAATTCTTGTTCGTCAAAATCAATTCGGACACAAAGAATATTCAGCTTACCAAAAAGAAAATGTTTTTAAGTTAGAAATTAAATCACGGCTTGAGTTTCTCCTGAAGCATTCAACCAACCTTTCAGATTTTCAAGAAAAGGCAAAGGCGTTAAATCTTGCTGTTGACTTTTCGGGGAAATATGCCAAGTATAAATTGCTTGACAAAGACCAAAAAAGAAATACCCGTGACAGCACTTTATCAAAAAAGGGGAGGTATTCCTTAGAGCAAATTAAGGAGCGCCTGGCTAAAAATGAAATCGTCTATCCGTTAGAAAGTATCAAGAGTGAGTATGACACCTTACAAGCTGAAAAGGCAGAAGATTTTGAAATACGGGTAAAAATTGAACCGTGGCAGGTCGAGCATGAAACGGACACAGGTATCTATCTTCAAATGCAATACGGTATTGCCAACCAAGGTACGGTCAAAATTCCTAGTCGTCTTGTTGATAAACAAGAGGACGGCAGTTTTGATATTTTTATCAAGAAGTCAGATTTTTTCTATTTCATCAATCCTGACAATTCAGCAAGCAATAAATTCATGAAAGGGTCAACGCTTATCAATCAACTTGCCTACGAAAGCGGAGAATATATCTTAACCAAGAACCCTAACATTTCTAAGTTGGATTTGTTGGTCAAAGAATATAATTACCTGGTTAGTCACGGGGTATCCGATTCAGACCAATTCCATGAGTTACATGACCGCTTCCTGGGACAGATTGAAGAAACACAAGAGTCACTTGATAGATTGGATGAGAAAATCGAGCGACTAAATAAAATTGCTTCAGCGCTTGAAGATATTCACGCAGAGAATCCGATTGATGCCAAAGTAGCTTATCAAATTTTGGAAGAATTGAATATTTCACCTTCAGTCAATCCAAAAGAAATTGAAAAGCAGGTGGTCGAGGTCTCCATCGAGCGAAAAGCCCTGAAGGAAAAATTTGACAGTATCGTCAAAGACTTTACTCAGTATGAAAAATTAGAACGTAACGCTGAAGTAAGACGTCAAGATGTTAAAAGTCATTATGAAACAAGTATGGATGAAATTTAA
- a CDS encoding plasmid mobilization protein: protein MTEEKRYREIQRKMRVTPRENELIKERMELHGFKNFNTYARYMLLTGEVVTVDYSELIKLRTEINRIGTNINQLAKYVNTNEEITLENFQNLQDSLAEVKRLMDDNFDKEVAMIEKMMRDRRE from the coding sequence ATGACAGAAGAAAAACGGTATCGTGAAATTCAGCGAAAAATGAGAGTTACCCCAAGAGAAAATGAATTGATTAAAGAACGGATGGAACTTCACGGATTTAAAAATTTCAATACCTATGCACGTTATATGCTTTTGACAGGTGAGGTCGTAACCGTTGATTATTCGGAGCTTATAAAATTAAGAACGGAGATAAATCGTATTGGTACAAATATCAATCAGCTTGCAAAGTACGTCAATACAAATGAAGAAATTACACTTGAAAACTTTCAAAATTTACAGGATTCACTTGCAGAAGTTAAGCGGTTGATGGATGACAATTTTGATAAAGAAGTGGCTATGATTGAAAAAATGATGAGAGACAGAAGGGAGTAA
- a CDS encoding transcriptional regulator, producing MNDTIETTLLLNLFYFENGTYTRNENFIEAKRRKAIALLDEDADELKSIDSDLAEEYQETISYLDSLSDEDYQSLKEELLQQVEVN from the coding sequence ATGAATGACACTATTGAAACAACATTACTTCTCAACTTGTTCTATTTCGAGAATGGAACGTACACAAGAAATGAAAACTTTATTGAAGCCAAGCGCAGAAAAGCCATCGCCCTTTTAGATGAAGATGCAGACGAACTCAAAAGCATTGACTCTGACCTAGCTGAAGAATATCAAGAAACAATTTCCTATCTTGACTCTCTTTCTGATGAAGACTACCAGTCCTTAAAAGAGGAGTTGCTTCAACAAGTTGAAGTCAACTAA